Proteins encoded in a region of the Anopheles ziemanni chromosome 2, idAnoZiCoDA_A2_x.2, whole genome shotgun sequence genome:
- the LOC131282129 gene encoding uncharacterized protein LOC131282129: MEWTPNDRITQFFNYTNLSKRNIELNRLKILYEKACHSEHFAHVVKELFDLNETLKRRLIINESNIRNVIQQDQFLQIPTDDMKKILTDLDEMRFAKRKTLDLLLVKVKFLRERYHNLLMKIFANRIHFDTYDPKATEQESQIRLLAANLNRCEAAIRNARNVHGYYFRIGMYLSKDNLDNNRSLEALKQAITEQTQLIKKTTQIGRSMINNVAKLNIDLKKSSLKFATHRELTTTSLIHYKTILAKEKSSIVDATMKDIDTKRWTSRYDSLTQSMENLQIEKENLQSTILEMKQASFSICEAQILYEMNHKTNQIMQVEKEIYEKEGSYKKLNESIEHMKYFIHEGSNLPPKTENITHGLEEQTKMQTKLKASLARQNSLHMLLDQFFAHITQIIERSDLKATNVNMHDSEYENIATLSALLRLLKSEE; the protein is encoded by the exons TACAAATTTAAGCA AACGCAACATCGAGTTGAACAGGCTAAAAATATTGTATGAAAAGGCGTGTCATTCAGAACATTTCGCACATGTTGTAAAGGAATTATTTGATCTGAATGAAACCCTGAAAAGAAGGCTGATCATAAATGAATCGAATATACGGAATGTTATCCAGCAAGATCAATTTCTACAAATTCCCACTGATGACATGAAG AAAATCCTGACAGATCTTGACGAAATGCGTTTTGCTAAACGGAAAACATTGGATTTGCTTCTAGTGAAAGTGAAGTTTTTGCGCGAACGGTATCATAATTTGTTG ATGAAAATATTCGCAAACAGAATCCACTTTGATACATATGATCCAAAAGCAACGGAACAAGAATCTCAAATAAGGTTACTGGCTGCAAATCTTAATCGCTGTGAGGCAGCTATTCGCAATGCTCGAAACGTGCATGGGTATTATTTTCGTATAGGAATGTACCTATCAAAG GACAACCTGGATAACAACCGATCGTTAGAAGCCCTAAAACAAGCAATTACAGAGCAAACGCAGctgattaaaaaaacaacacagatCGGTCGGTCAATGATTAATAATGTAGCAAAGTTAAATATCGATTTAAAG AAATCATCTTTAAAATTCGCTACACATCGAGAACTGACTACGACATCCCTGATTCATTATAAAACCATACTAGCAAAGGAAAAGTCTTCAATTGTTGATGCCACAATGAAAGAC ATTGACACAAAACGATGGACTTCACGCTACGATTCTTTGACCCAAAGTATGGAaaatttgcaaatagaaaaggAGAATTTGCAATCAACTATTCTTGAAATGAAGCAAGCTTCTTTTAGTATTTGTGAGGCTCAAATTCTTTACGA AATGaatcataaaacaaatcagatcatgcaagtggaaaaggaaatttatgAGAAGGAAGGCTCTTACAAGAAACTTAATGAAAGTATTGAacatatgaaatattttatccaCGAAGGTTCAAA TTTACcaccaaaaacagaaaacattaCACATGGCTTAGAGGAGCAAACTAAAATGCAAACCAAATTGAAAGCTTCTTTGGCACGACAAAATTCGTTGCATATGCTGTTGGACCAGTTTTTTGCGCACATAACCCAAATTATTGAACGAAGTGACTTGAAAGCAACTAATGTGAATATGCATGATTCGGAATATGAAAACATAGCAACCTTATCTGCTTTGTTGCGTTTGCTCAAATCTGAAGAATAA